In Oryza sativa Japonica Group chromosome 2, ASM3414082v1, the following are encoded in one genomic region:
- the LOC9269807 gene encoding LOW QUALITY PROTEIN: protein argonaute MEL1-like (The sequence of the model RefSeq protein was modified relative to this genomic sequence to represent the inferred CDS: inserted 2 bases in 1 codon) gives MIKTCNFLGMDFKEWPLVPLWSINDLNIAAALKSIHSTAKEQLQLLIVILPEERGNYGKIKRVCETKLGLVSQCCLPKNVKTDTNIKYLENIALKINVKVGGQNTVLQQAFVHNGIPFVSDIPTIIFGADVSHPPPGMYSSSIAGVVGSIDWPEVTTYRXLISAQLERQEIIGGLFHSTRDPKGCLKPDGMIRELMMNFYQRNRRKPERIIFYRDGISESQFSQVIIHEVDAIRKACLSLQEDYLPPITLVIVQKRHHTRIFPHTLCSNYTEQVAQIPSGTVIDQDICHPSGFDFYLCSHTSQGNSRPTHYTVIFDENHFTADGLQLLTHNLCYMYARCTRAVSIVPPLYYAHLAAARGRSYLGKFGDGSSIRNEVSSELPEFLKVPKIADRVLGVMFYC, from the exons ATGATCAAGACGTGCAACTTCCTTGGAATG GATTTCAAAGAGTGGCCATTGGTACCATTATGGTCTATTAATGATCTGAACATAGCTGCTGCATTGAAGTCTATTCACAGCACTGCAAAAGAACAACTCCAGCTATTAATTGTCATTCTTCCGGAAGAAAGAGGCAACTATG GAAAAATTAAGCGTGTATGTGAGACCAAGCTTGGACTGGTTTCTCAGTGCTGCTTACCAAAGAATGTTAAAACAGATACAAATATAAAATACCTCGAGAATATTGCCCTTAAGATAAATGTCAAG GTTGGAGGGCAGAATACAGTTCTTCAGCAAGCGTTTGTTCATAATGGAATACCGTTCGTGTCAGACATACCGACAATCATTTTTGGTGCTGATGTTAGCCATCCCCCACCAGGGATGTACTCGTCATCTATTGCAGGA GTGGTTGGATCAATCGACTGGCCAGAAGTCACCACATATAG GCTAATCTCTGCCCAACTTGAAAGGCAGGAGATTATAGGAGGTCTATTTCATTCTACTCGAGATCCAAAAGGGTGCCTTAAACCTGATGGCATGATCAG GGAACTGATGATGAACTTCTACCAGAGGAATAGGCGTAAGCCTGAAAGGATAATCTTTTACAG AGATGGAATAAGCGAAAGTCAATTCAGCCAGGTTATCATTCATGAAGTAGATGCCATCAGGAAG GCATGCCTCTCTCTACAAGAGGATTATCTGCCACCAATCACATTAGTGATTGTCCAGAAAAGGCATCACACCAGGATTTTCCCTCACACACTTTGCAGTAATTATACTGAACAAGTTGCACAGATTCCCTCTG GAACTGTGATTGACCAAGACATATGCCATCCTTCgggttttgatttttatttgtGTAGCCATACTTCTCAG GGAAACAGTAGACCTACGCATTATACAGTTATCTTCGATGAAAATCATTTCACTGCTGACGGGCTTCAGTTGCTTACACACAACCTATGTTACAT GTATGCACGATGCACCCGTGCTGTTTCTATAG TTCCCCCACTATACTATGCTCATCTTGCTGCAGCCCGAGGACGAAGCTATCTCGGGAAGTTTGGCGATGGATCAAGCATCAGGAATGAAGTGTCTTCTGAGTTGCCTGAGTTTCTGAAGGTTCCAAAGATTGCTGATCGTGTCCTAGGCGTGATGTTCTACTGTTAA
- the LOC136355275 gene encoding uncharacterized protein has translation MSEPTATELAALIKALSANVDKLQASVTTLQQASSSTSKHSGEHHNDRPPRFQKMDFPKFDGKSDPLAFINCCESYFHQQRIAEEEKVWIASYNLEDAAQLWYTQVQQDEGTPPWRRFTELLHLRFGPPLHTNPLGELMACKRTGSVVDYQDKLEALLPRAGKLTEEQRIQIFTAGLQLPLSLDVEIHNPQTLVFAMSLARKLELRNQCVAPAAPPRHNQRGLLPAPPQLLALPAPPPPTAPSPATVTVEGRTVKRLSQAEMEERRRLGLCFNCNDKFSRGHNRVCQRLFLLDLAAPDDDYDDDSTPEETGETDPHVSLHAIAGVRFSDTMQVHINMGGANLLALLDSGSTHKFVSMAAASRTKLKLLPRGQMQVTVANGERVPCPGLYRNTAFSIDGETFHADFFALPLAG, from the coding sequence ATGTCCGAGCCCACCGCCACCGAGCTCGCCGCGCTCATCAAGGCGCTCTCGGCCAACGTCGACAAGCTCCAGGCATCTGTCACCACACTCCAGCAGGCGTCCTCCTCCACCAGCAAGCACTCCGGCGAGCACCACAACGACCGACCGCCGCGATTCCAGAAAATGGATTTTCCCAAATTCGACGGCAAGTCCGACCCTCTCGCCTTCATCAACTGTTGTGAATCCTACTTTCACCAGCAGCGGatcgcggaggaggagaaggtttGGATAGCCTCGTACAATCTAGAAGACGCCGCACAGCTATGGTACACCCAGGTCCAGCAAGACGAGGGCACACCGCCATGGCGTCGCTTCACCGAGCTGCTGCACCTCCGTTTCGGCCCTCCACTGCACACCAACCCCCTCGGCGAGCTCATGGCCTGCAAGCGCACCGGCTCCGTCGTCGACTACCAAGACAAGTTGGAGGCACTCCTTCCGCGCGCGGGCAAGTTGACGGAGGAACAACGCATCCAAATCTTCACGGCCGGACTGCAACTGCCCCTCAGCCTCGACGTGGAGATTCACAACCCGCAGACGCTCGTCTTCGCCATGAGCCTCGCCCGCAAGCTCGAGCTGCGCAACCAGTGCGTCGCTCCCGCCGCGCCTCCGCGCCACAACCAGCGTGGCCTCCTGCCCGCGCCTCCACAGCTGCTGGCActcccggcgccgccaccaccgactGCACCGTCTCCAGCGACGGTGACCGTCGAGGGCCGCACGGTCAAGCGCCTCTCCCAGGCAGAGATGGAAGAACGACGTCGCCTCGGGCTATGCTTCAATTGCAACGACAAGTTTTCACGTGGGCATAACCGCGTCTGTCagcgcctcttcctcctcgactTGGCCGCGCCCGACGACGACTACGATGACGACAGCACACCAGAGGAGACAGGCGAAACTGACCCGCACGTCTCGCTCCATGCGATCGCCGGCGTCCGCTTCAGCGACACCATGCAAGTGCACATCAACATGGGCGGCGCCAACCTCCTCGCCCTGCTCGACTCGGGTTCCACACACAAGTTCGTCTCTATGGCAGCTGCAAGTCGCACCAAGCTCAAGCTCCTCCCTCGCGGCCAGATGCAGGTCACGGTCGCCAATGGAGAACGCGTGCCGTGCCCGGGCCTCTACCGCAACACGGCCTTCTCCATCGACGGGGAGACGTTCCACGCCGACTTCTTTGCACTGCCATTGGCAGGGTAG